The sequence below is a genomic window from Aerosakkonema funiforme FACHB-1375.
ATAATTATAAAGATCCCAAATCTTCTGAGTGGATTTGCTTTCGGGTGCAAGACACAGGCATTGGCATATCTTACGAACAACAGCAACGTTTATTTCAACCCTTCACCCAAGCAGACGCCTCGACTACGAAAAAGTATGGCGGTACTGGATTGGGATTGGCAATTTGCCGCCACTTCTGTCAAATGATGGGTGGTGAAATTTTTGTAGAAAGTAAGGTCGGACAAGGTTCTACTTTCACTGTTTGCTTACCTGTGGGTATTGTTGATGAAAGTTTGCCAGCTTCCTGCACCGCCAACTTAGCCAATTAGTAGCTAATTTGCAGAGTTACAAAAGCTTGTACCTGTCGCTCTCCTCCTATGACTGGGGTGACGGCAATATTAGCTGAACGTGCTGCAAAATCGGCATTGACTGGTGGCGGTAAAAATCTGTCTGAGTCGATTTGAATGTTGATAATATCCCGGCGAGTGAAATTCAAAGCACCCAAAGCTGCTTCTGCTTGCTTTTGACCATCCTGAATGGCGTTGCGGATAGCTTGTTGTCGAGCAGTTGCAATGGTATCATCGGCGGCGACAAAATTAATCTCGTTAATTCGAGTCGCTCCCGCTTGGACTGCTTCATCGAGTAGTCTACCGGATAATTCGGTATTAATGCGAAAGCTGACAATATTGCTGCCTATATATCCGGTGAAGCGTTGCACTCCGTCGCGATCGGAGCTATAGGTGGGATTGAGGGTAATGCTGGTGGTTTGTAATTTTTCGACATTGCGCGATCGCAATAGCGTTACAATGGCAGACGATCGTCTCGCCAACTCCTGTTGTACTTCACCTGCGGTTTTCCCCTGCACCTCAACACCCAGGCTCACCTGAGTTATTGTTGTAGGGATAGTTACCGTTCCCTGACCCGTTACGGTGAGAATTCTGGGTTTTGGTTG
It includes:
- a CDS encoding SIMPL domain-containing protein, coding for MPQMLRFRSQFNMWSYFIALSLALGMVIDPVLAQEQPKPRILTVTGQGTVTIPTTITQVSLGVEVQGKTAGEVQQELARRSSAIVTLLRSRNVEKLQTTSITLNPTYSSDRDGVQRFTGYIGSNIVSFRINTELSGRLLDEAVQAGATRINEINFVAADDTIATARQQAIRNAIQDGQKQAEAALGALNFTRRDIINIQIDSDRFLPPPVNADFAARSANIAVTPVIGGERQVQAFVTLQISY